One region of Campylobacter lari genomic DNA includes:
- the rimO gene encoding 30S ribosomal protein S12 methylthiotransferase RimO codes for MPKLFLMSLGCNKNLVDSEIMLGRLSNYEICDEPSLADVLIVNTCGFIDSAKKESINAILDLHEQRKKDSLLVVTGCLMQRYREELMKELPEVDLFTGVGDYEKIDEMILKKTNLFSNSTYLQDKNTNRVITGSNYHAFIKIAEGCNQKCSFCAIPSFKGKLKSRSLESIINEVKELVKKGYKDFSFIAQDTSSYLFDQGQKDGLLKLIEAIENIQGVKAARILYLYPTSISKEVIEKIIQSKVFVNYFDMPLQHISDNMLKIMKRGANKAKLIELLNLMKQAPNSFLRTGFIVGHPRESDEDFEELCTFIKEFGFDRISVFAYSKEEDTAAFEMEQIPSKIINARLKVIEKIVDDCIEKSFNQQVGKKTLAFCEGQSSEGEFFIGAKDLRWDRNIDGEILINESDCGNLEMGELYECEITQSLDKKLIAKALRKFDD; via the coding sequence ATGCCAAAACTTTTTTTAATGTCTTTAGGTTGTAATAAAAATTTAGTTGATAGTGAAATCATGCTTGGAAGATTAAGTAATTATGAAATTTGTGATGAGCCAAGCTTAGCTGATGTTTTGATTGTAAATACCTGTGGTTTTATAGATAGTGCTAAAAAAGAAAGCATAAATGCGATTTTAGACTTACACGAGCAAAGAAAAAAGGACTCGTTGCTGGTTGTAACAGGATGTTTAATGCAGCGCTACCGCGAAGAATTAATGAAAGAACTACCTGAAGTTGATCTTTTTACCGGTGTGGGAGATTATGAAAAAATTGATGAAATGATACTTAAAAAAACTAATCTATTTTCAAATTCTACTTACTTGCAAGATAAAAATACTAATCGTGTGATCACAGGATCAAACTATCATGCTTTTATCAAAATAGCTGAAGGGTGCAATCAAAAATGTTCATTTTGCGCTATACCAAGTTTTAAAGGCAAACTTAAATCAAGAAGCTTAGAAAGTATTATAAATGAAGTAAAAGAACTTGTTAAAAAAGGCTATAAAGACTTTTCTTTTATTGCTCAAGATACAAGCTCGTATTTGTTTGATCAAGGTCAAAAAGATGGACTTTTAAAGCTTATTGAAGCTATAGAAAATATCCAAGGTGTAAAGGCTGCTAGAATTTTATATCTATATCCAACAAGCATTAGTAAAGAAGTGATAGAAAAAATCATTCAGTCAAAAGTTTTTGTAAATTATTTTGATATGCCTTTACAACACATCAGTGATAATATGCTTAAAATCATGAAACGCGGAGCTAACAAAGCTAAATTAATCGAGCTTTTAAATTTAATGAAACAAGCTCCAAATTCATTTTTACGCACAGGTTTTATAGTAGGACATCCTAGAGAAAGTGATGAGGACTTTGAAGAATTATGCACTTTTATAAAAGAATTTGGTTTTGATAGAATTAGTGTTTTTGCTTATTCTAAAGAAGAAGATACCGCAGCTTTTGAAATGGAACAAATTCCTAGTAAAATCATCAATGCAAGATTAAAAGTGATAGAAAAAATTGTTGATGATTGCATAGAAAAAAGCTTTAATCAACAAGTTGGCAAAAAAACCTTAGCATTTTGTGAAGGTCAAAGCTCTGAAGGAGAATTTTTCATCGGTGCAAAAGATTTGCGTTGGGATAGAAATATTGATGGAGAAATTCTCATCAATGAAAGTGATTGTGGAAATTTGGAAATGGGCGAGCTTTATGAGTGTGAAATCACACAGAGCTTAGATAAAAAACTCATTGCAAAAGCCTTAAGAAAGTTTGATGATTGA
- the tilS gene encoding tRNA lysidine(34) synthetase TilS — translation MMIDSKYLNHLKQGKNLLAFSHGSDSSALFFMLLEKNIDFDLAFINYKTRKNSDKEEQSAKELAKHFHKKIYIKTAPKITKNFEACARTLRYEFFEELCKNHSYDNLLLAHHLNDKLEWFLMQFSKGAGLRELLGFKDIEKRKYFTIIRPLLEIPKEEISNYLKDNNIAYFHDESNDDEKYFRNFIRKNFANEFLKLYPNGVKKSFKYLEKDLKEENICEFKNIYITHKDESLIAKCFKKLGILLSAKQRQEALKGDGVISHKIGIVYIQEKVLIFPFVSCEKMPKEFKEIYRKAKIPKLLRAYLYTKNIDVKELMQALL, via the coding sequence TTGATGATTGATAGCAAATATTTAAATCATTTAAAGCAAGGGAAAAATCTTTTAGCATTTTCTCATGGGAGTGATTCTAGCGCTTTATTTTTCATGCTTTTAGAAAAAAATATAGATTTTGATCTTGCTTTTATAAACTACAAAACTCGCAAAAATAGCGATAAAGAAGAGCAAAGTGCTAAAGAATTAGCCAAGCATTTTCATAAAAAAATTTACATCAAAACCGCACCCAAGATAACAAAAAATTTCGAAGCTTGTGCAAGAACTTTGCGTTATGAGTTTTTTGAAGAACTTTGCAAAAATCACTCTTATGATAATCTTTTACTAGCTCATCATTTAAATGATAAACTAGAATGGTTTTTAATGCAATTTTCCAAAGGCGCAGGACTTAGAGAATTACTTGGTTTTAAAGATATTGAAAAAAGAAAATATTTTACTATCATAAGACCCTTGCTTGAAATTCCAAAAGAAGAAATTTCAAACTACCTAAAAGATAACAATATCGCTTATTTTCATGATGAGAGTAATGATGATGAAAAATATTTTAGAAATTTCATACGCAAAAATTTTGCCAATGAGTTTTTAAAGCTTTATCCAAATGGAGTAAAAAAGAGCTTTAAATACCTAGAAAAAGACTTAAAAGAAGAAAATATTTGTGAATTTAAAAATATTTATATTACTCATAAAGATGAAAGTTTAATCGCAAAATGCTTTAAAAAACTTGGAATACTTTTAAGTGCTAAACAAAGACAAGAAGCTTTAAAAGGCGATGGAGTAATTTCGCATAAAATAGGCATTGTTTACATACAAGAAAAAGTTTTGATTTTTCCTTTTGTAAGTTGTGAGAAAATGCCAAAAGAATTTAAAGAAATTTATAGAAAAGCAAAAATCCCTAAACTCTTAAGAGCATATTTATACACAAAAAATATTGATGTAAAAGAACTTATGCAAGCTCTTTTATGA
- a CDS encoding phosphomannomutase/phosphoglucomutase encodes MLDLIFREYDIRGLYPSELNEKSVKAIGYALGLEMKSRGCEKVSVGYDARYSANELFNYLISGLNKANMQVFNIGLAPTPMGYFSLFFDDIFDANIMITGSHNPKEYNGFKITINKESFFGADLKKLSLKVQEYLELEINDDLRYENYDIKSLYIDFLVKHFSHLKGYKEKIIIDCANGATGVIIKPLVEKLNLNARILFENPDGNFPNHAPDPTELENLHALQVALKENENAKMGFAFDGDGDRLVVASKDYVFKGDELCYLFAKNIKNPRVLGEVKCSKNLFDEVAKFGFIMMGKTGHSNIKKMMKEQNIDIAAELSGHIFFKDRYFGYDDGIYAFLRTLELLVNGFDIEKLVKELPKLYASEEIKLKVSEENKFQIIEKFKEKVKANAFENVLDCNEIDGVRITFKEGWALLRASNTSPYLIMRAEATSAEFKDFLETRVKELFEEIIKELA; translated from the coding sequence ATGTTAGATTTGATTTTTAGAGAGTATGATATAAGAGGGCTTTACCCAAGTGAGTTAAATGAAAAAAGTGTAAAAGCTATAGGCTATGCTTTGGGTTTAGAAATGAAATCAAGGGGTTGTGAGAAAGTAAGCGTAGGCTATGATGCAAGATATAGTGCAAATGAACTTTTTAACTATTTAATCAGCGGTTTAAATAAAGCTAATATGCAAGTTTTCAATATAGGCTTAGCACCAACTCCTATGGGGTATTTTAGTCTATTTTTTGATGATATTTTTGATGCAAACATCATGATAACAGGTTCGCATAATCCAAAAGAATACAATGGCTTTAAAATAACGATTAACAAAGAAAGTTTTTTTGGCGCTGATTTGAAAAAGCTTTCTTTAAAAGTGCAAGAGTATTTAGAACTTGAAATCAATGATGATTTAAGATATGAAAATTATGATATTAAAAGCTTATATATAGACTTTTTAGTTAAACATTTTTCACATCTTAAGGGCTATAAAGAAAAAATCATTATTGATTGTGCAAATGGAGCTACTGGAGTGATTATAAAGCCTTTGGTGGAAAAATTAAATCTTAATGCACGAATTTTATTTGAAAATCCTGATGGAAATTTCCCAAATCACGCGCCCGATCCAACAGAGCTTGAAAATTTACACGCATTGCAAGTTGCGCTAAAAGAAAATGAAAATGCAAAAATGGGCTTTGCTTTTGACGGAGATGGGGATCGTTTAGTAGTAGCAAGTAAAGACTATGTATTTAAGGGCGATGAGCTTTGCTATTTGTTTGCTAAAAATATAAAAAATCCTAGAGTTTTAGGTGAAGTAAAATGCTCTAAAAACCTTTTTGATGAGGTAGCTAAATTTGGTTTTATCATGATGGGTAAGACTGGGCATTCTAATATTAAAAAAATGATGAAAGAGCAAAATATAGACATAGCAGCAGAGCTTAGCGGGCATATTTTCTTTAAAGATAGATATTTTGGTTATGATGATGGAATTTATGCATTTTTAAGAACCTTAGAGCTTTTGGTAAATGGTTTTGATATAGAAAAATTAGTTAAAGAATTACCAAAACTTTATGCAAGTGAAGAGATCAAGCTTAAGGTTAGTGAGGAAAATAAATTTCAAATCATAGAAAAATTTAAAGAAAAAGTAAAAGCAAATGCTTTTGAAAATGTGCTTGATTGTAATGAAATTGACGGAGTTAGAATTACCTTTAAAGAAGGCTGGGCGCTTTTGCGTGCTTCTAATACAAGTCCATATCTTATCATGCGTGCTGAAGCTACAAGTGCTGAATTTAAAGACTTTTTAGAAACAAGAGTAAAAGAACTTTTTGAAGAAATCATAAAAGAGCTTGCATAA
- a CDS encoding ABC-F family ATP-binding cassette domain-containing protein, which translates to MVEIKNLTMRFANQLLFEDVNLKLNRGERYGLIGANGAGKSTFLKILSGEIESSSGEICIDPNLKIAVLGQDQFAFENYTIKDAVMCANKRLYDALKEKEKLYMSEEFTDEINDRLSELEIITAEEDPNYDCELRCEKILSSLNIKDFNALMSTLQSADKFKVLLAQVLFLGADVLFLDEPTNNLDLEAISWLENELLRHEGTLVVISHDRHFLNKVCTRILDVDFKQIRDFAGNYDDWYMASTLLAKQAELKRDKTLKEREELENFIRRFSANASKAKQATSRAKALEKLELEEIKTSSRRDPSIVFRTNREIGNEVLELKGISKAYDKTLFENLELKLEKGDKIALIGANGVGKSTLAKIIASKLEPDSGHIHLGATIEMGYFSQDTTNLINENLKLYEWLMSEKFKDLDEIRKCLGRMLFSGSDQEKMASSLSGGEKHRLMLSRLMLERGNFLLLDEPDNHLDLESIIALGEALYNFKGCVICISHDRELISAFANRIWFLEDGKLTDFKGNYDEFLGGLE; encoded by the coding sequence ATGGTAGAAATAAAAAATCTCACTATGCGTTTTGCAAATCAACTTTTATTTGAAGATGTAAATTTAAAATTAAACCGTGGTGAAAGATATGGACTTATAGGTGCAAATGGCGCAGGAAAATCAACCTTTTTAAAAATTCTCTCAGGTGAAATAGAATCAAGCAGTGGAGAAATTTGCATAGATCCAAATTTAAAAATCGCAGTGTTAGGACAAGATCAATTTGCTTTTGAAAACTACACTATCAAAGATGCGGTAATGTGTGCAAATAAAAGATTATATGATGCACTAAAAGAAAAAGAAAAACTTTATATGAGTGAAGAATTTACCGATGAAATCAATGATAGATTAAGCGAGCTTGAAATCATAACAGCAGAAGAAGATCCAAACTATGATTGCGAACTTAGATGTGAAAAAATTCTTAGCTCTTTAAATATTAAAGATTTTAATGCTCTCATGAGTACTTTACAAAGTGCGGATAAATTTAAAGTTTTATTAGCTCAAGTATTATTTTTAGGTGCTGATGTATTATTTTTAGATGAACCTACAAACAACCTTGACTTAGAAGCTATTTCTTGGCTTGAAAATGAACTTTTAAGACATGAGGGAACTTTAGTAGTAATTAGCCATGATAGACATTTTCTAAATAAAGTTTGTACAAGAATTTTAGATGTGGATTTTAAACAAATACGCGATTTTGCTGGAAATTATGATGATTGGTATATGGCTTCAACCTTGCTTGCTAAACAAGCTGAACTCAAACGCGATAAAACCTTAAAAGAAAGAGAAGAATTAGAAAATTTCATACGCCGTTTTAGTGCTAATGCTTCAAAAGCCAAACAAGCTACAAGTAGAGCTAAAGCTTTAGAAAAACTTGAGCTTGAAGAGATTAAAACTTCAAGTAGGCGTGATCCTAGTATAGTTTTTAGAACAAATAGAGAAATAGGAAATGAAGTTTTAGAATTAAAAGGTATTAGCAAAGCTTATGATAAAACTTTATTTGAGAATTTAGAATTAAAATTAGAAAAAGGTGATAAAATAGCCTTAATCGGAGCAAATGGTGTTGGAAAAAGCACTTTAGCTAAAATCATTGCATCAAAATTAGAACCTGATAGTGGCCACATCCACCTTGGTGCTACCATAGAAATGGGATATTTTTCACAAGATACGACAAATTTAATCAATGAAAATTTGAAACTTTATGAATGGTTAATGAGTGAAAAATTCAAAGATTTAGATGAAATTCGCAAATGTCTTGGTAGAATGCTCTTTAGCGGAAGTGATCAAGAAAAAATGGCTTCTAGCTTAAGTGGAGGTGAAAAACACCGCTTAATGCTTTCAAGATTAATGTTAGAACGCGGAAATTTCTTGCTTTTAGATGAACCGGATAATCATTTAGATCTTGAAAGTATCATTGCATTAGGTGAAGCCTTGTATAATTTCAAAGGTTGTGTGATATGCATAAGCCACGATAGAGAGCTAATTAGTGCTTTTGCTAATCGTATATGGTTTTTAGAAGATGGGAAATTAACAGACTTTAAAGGAAATTATGACGAATTTTTAGGAGGTTTAGAATGA
- a CDS encoding IMPACT family protein, with translation MKTIDQIYQAKIEIKKSTFLSFLCPFEDFQTLMQKLRNEHLKAVHFVYAYRYLNEFDQIIEDKSDDGEPKGTSAMPCLNVLRGALLVNCAVIVVRYFGGIKLGTGGLVRAYSEATNEAILNAMLLEFEAKNILSLNIPFYLYARFEHFLNKNNISYEKKFQENVELILSVNAKEEEEFKKFAKEFEFSGLIWK, from the coding sequence ATGAAAACTATTGATCAAATTTATCAAGCAAAAATAGAAATCAAAAAATCAACTTTTTTGTCTTTTTTATGTCCTTTTGAAGATTTTCAAACTTTAATGCAAAAGCTAAGAAATGAGCATTTAAAAGCCGTGCATTTTGTATATGCTTATAGGTATTTAAATGAATTTGATCAAATCATAGAAGATAAAAGCGATGATGGTGAGCCAAAAGGAACTTCTGCTATGCCTTGTTTGAATGTATTAAGAGGGGCTTTGCTTGTTAATTGTGCGGTGATTGTGGTGCGTTATTTTGGAGGGATTAAACTTGGTACAGGTGGTCTTGTAAGAGCTTATAGTGAAGCTACAAATGAAGCTATTTTAAATGCAATGCTTTTAGAATTTGAAGCTAAAAATATTTTAAGTTTAAACATTCCTTTTTATCTTTATGCAAGATTTGAGCATTTTTTAAATAAAAATAACATTTCTTATGAAAAAAAATTTCAAGAAAATGTTGAATTGATTTTAAGTGTTAATGCAAAAGAAGAAGAGGAATTTAAAAAATTTGCAAAAGAGTTTGAATTTAGTGGACTTATTTGGAAGTAA
- the galU gene encoding UTP--glucose-1-phosphate uridylyltransferase GalU, producing MLQTCIFPAAGYGTRFLPATKTLPKEMLPILTKPLIHYGVDEALEAGMETMGFVTGRGKRALEDYFDISYELEHQIAGTKKEYLLSEIRTLIDRCTFTFTRQNEMKGLGDAVLKAKPLVQDEAFGVILADDLCVNEDGINVLAQMVKIYEKYRCSVIAVMEVEADQVSNYGVIAGNAVEEDLIMVNSMVEKPDPKDAPSNLAIIGRYILTPDIFGILENTKAGKNGEIQLTDALLSQATNNMVLAYKFKGKRFDCGSVEGFVEATNYFYEKSKNAK from the coding sequence ATGCTTCAAACTTGTATTTTTCCTGCAGCAGGTTATGGTACTAGATTTTTACCTGCTACAAAAACCCTACCTAAAGAAATGCTACCTATACTAACTAAGCCTTTAATTCATTATGGTGTGGATGAGGCTTTAGAAGCTGGTATGGAAACCATGGGCTTTGTTACAGGGCGTGGAAAAAGGGCTTTGGAGGATTATTTTGATATTTCTTATGAACTTGAACACCAAATCGCAGGTACTAAAAAAGAATATCTTTTAAGTGAAATAAGAACACTCATAGATCGCTGCACTTTTACTTTTACAAGACAAAATGAAATGAAAGGCTTAGGAGATGCGGTTTTAAAAGCAAAGCCTTTAGTGCAAGATGAAGCTTTTGGAGTTATTTTAGCAGATGATTTATGTGTAAATGAAGATGGGATAAATGTCTTAGCTCAAATGGTAAAAATTTATGAAAAATACCGCTGCTCTGTTATAGCTGTGATGGAAGTTGAAGCTGATCAAGTTTCAAACTATGGGGTTATAGCAGGAAATGCTGTGGAAGAGGATTTGATCATGGTAAATTCTATGGTAGAAAAACCTGATCCAAAAGATGCTCCAAGCAACTTAGCTATCATAGGAAGATACATTCTAACGCCTGATATTTTTGGTATTTTAGAAAATACTAAAGCAGGTAAAAACGGAGAAATTCAACTAACTGATGCATTACTTTCACAAGCAACTAATAATATGGTTTTAGCTTATAAATTTAAAGGAAAAAGGTTTGATTGTGGAAGCGTAGAAGGCTTTGTTGAGGCGACAAATTATTTTTATGAGAAAAGTAAAAATGCTAAATAA
- a CDS encoding glucose-6-phosphate isomerase produces MLNNTLFFKTQDFKKITAYANRMNDELESGDIGYYHLVDTSFDLIKESKEFIATKTHIENIVLVGMGGSSCGVKALKELLFDQVEEKKLFIIDNTSSHTFTQTMQKINPKKTLFIIASKSGTTIEVISLFKLIIAHFDFKNENLHKNFVFITDFESKLHKLGEELNIKCFFIPKNVGGRFSVLSAIGIVPLSFCGYDTKALLEGAKACYVDFFEKKCDQILQKAYHYCTHKSAHINVLFSYGDAFKGFNEWYIQLIAESLGKKQGFKRIGLTPIALIGARDQHSFLQLIMDGPKDKTVTFLKIKDSQKSPSIPNISFNHLQNCDFTNEVNLHNLLNAQCDATMHALIAENLSVDVIELEKLDAYHCGYLMYYYELFTSACGIMLGINTYDQPGVEVGKLILKNILSK; encoded by the coding sequence ATGCTAAATAATACTTTATTTTTTAAAACCCAAGATTTTAAAAAAATTACCGCTTATGCAAATAGAATGAATGATGAGTTAGAAAGTGGCGATATAGGGTATTATCACTTAGTAGATACAAGCTTTGATTTAATCAAAGAAAGTAAAGAATTTATCGCAACTAAAACTCATATAGAAAATATCGTTTTAGTGGGCATGGGTGGATCAAGTTGTGGGGTTAAAGCTTTAAAAGAGCTTTTATTTGATCAAGTAGAAGAAAAAAAACTTTTCATCATAGATAATACTTCCTCACATACTTTTACCCAAACTATGCAAAAAATAAATCCCAAAAAAACACTTTTCATCATAGCAAGCAAATCAGGTACAACTATAGAAGTGATTTCTTTATTTAAACTCATCATTGCTCATTTTGATTTTAAAAATGAAAATTTACACAAAAATTTTGTGTTTATTACTGATTTTGAGTCAAAACTTCACAAACTAGGAGAAGAATTAAACATAAAATGCTTTTTTATACCTAAAAATGTCGGTGGTAGATTTAGTGTTTTATCTGCTATTGGTATTGTTCCTTTGAGCTTTTGTGGCTATGATACTAAAGCCTTATTAGAAGGTGCAAAAGCTTGTTATGTGGATTTTTTTGAGAAAAAATGTGATCAAATTTTGCAAAAGGCTTATCATTACTGCACACATAAAAGTGCACATATTAATGTGCTTTTTTCTTATGGAGATGCTTTTAAAGGTTTTAATGAATGGTATATTCAACTAATTGCTGAAAGTCTAGGTAAAAAACAAGGCTTTAAACGCATAGGTTTAACTCCTATTGCTTTAATTGGTGCTAGAGATCAGCATAGCTTTTTACAACTTATCATGGATGGACCCAAAGATAAAACTGTTACTTTTTTAAAAATCAAAGATAGTCAAAAATCTCCTAGTATCCCGAATATAAGCTTTAATCATTTACAAAATTGTGATTTTACTAATGAAGTTAATTTACATAATCTTTTAAACGCGCAATGCGATGCAACCATGCATGCATTAATTGCTGAAAATTTAAGTGTTGATGTAATAGAACTTGAGAAATTAGATGCTTATCACTGTGGGTATTTGATGTATTATTATGAGTTATTTACTTCTGCATGTGGCATTATGCTTGGAATTAACACTTATGATCAACCTGGCGTAGAGGTAGGAAAATTAATACTCAAAAATATATTAAGTAAATAA
- a CDS encoding Dps family protein: MSVTKQLLQLQADAHHLWVKFHNYHWNVKGLQFFSIHEYTEKAYEEMAELFDDCAERVLQLGEKAITCQKVLMENAKSPKLENGKDCFTPVEVLEFIREDYKYLLAEFKKLNEEAEKASDTTTAAFAQENIAKYEKVLWMLNSTIQNTCSM, from the coding sequence ATGTCAGTAACAAAACAATTATTACAATTACAAGCAGATGCTCATCATTTATGGGTTAAATTTCATAATTATCATTGGAATGTAAAAGGTTTACAGTTTTTTTCAATTCATGAATATACAGAAAAAGCTTATGAAGAAATGGCAGAACTTTTTGATGATTGCGCCGAAAGAGTTTTACAACTTGGAGAAAAAGCTATTACTTGCCAAAAAGTTTTAATGGAAAATGCAAAAAGCCCAAAACTAGAAAATGGTAAAGATTGCTTTACTCCTGTAGAAGTTTTAGAATTTATTAGAGAAGATTATAAATATCTTTTAGCTGAATTTAAAAAATTAAATGAAGAAGCTGAAAAAGCAAGCGATACTACAACTGCAGCATTTGCTCAAGAAAATATCGCAAAATATGAAAAAGTTCTTTGGATGCTTAATTCAACTATCCAAAATACTTGCTCTATGTAA
- a CDS encoding tetrahydrodipicolinate N-succinyltransferase N-terminal domain-containing protein — MPIESKEEFLNLIKQIEQRINYKKPKAFAIARLDLSQVDPNKKLQANFGVINFEQNYAAAAVMFEAFFRRGVDVDFNESEFVATLIKEDLDFALECFAPFLQEQGHKNIEAIKAAKENFRENAFSFVCIFEDEAPKSLESVYLKLYLLSNKKVPLRSLNLTGAFGILPNVAWSDNKPIDLDFLRENEIDLKMSGRYPRIDYVDKFPRFLAHVIPEDNTRILESSKVRMGAVLAAGTTIMPGAAYVNFNAGTTGACMVEGRISSSAVVGEGSDVGGGASILGVLSGTSGNAISIGKACLLGANSVTGIPLGDNCIVDAGIAVLEGTKFALKNKEELQKINPDFKFDKDIYKGLELAGLNGLHFRQDSQSGVMIAALNKKAVKLNEDLH; from the coding sequence ATGCCAATAGAAAGTAAAGAAGAATTTTTAAATTTAATCAAGCAAATCGAACAAAGGATTAATTATAAAAAGCCTAAAGCTTTTGCTATAGCAAGACTTGATCTAAGTCAAGTTGATCCTAATAAAAAACTTCAAGCTAATTTTGGTGTGATTAATTTTGAGCAAAATTATGCTGCTGCAGCTGTTATGTTTGAAGCTTTTTTTAGAAGAGGGGTTGATGTTGATTTTAATGAAAGTGAGTTTGTGGCTACTTTGATTAAAGAGGATTTGGACTTTGCACTTGAATGCTTTGCGCCATTTTTACAAGAGCAAGGTCATAAAAATATAGAAGCAATCAAAGCAGCAAAGGAAAATTTTAGAGAAAATGCTTTTTCTTTTGTTTGTATTTTTGAAGATGAAGCACCAAAAAGCTTAGAAAGTGTGTATTTAAAACTTTACTTACTTTCAAATAAAAAAGTACCTTTGAGGAGTTTAAATTTAACAGGTGCTTTTGGGATTTTACCAAATGTTGCATGGAGTGATAATAAGCCTATTGATTTGGACTTTTTAAGAGAAAATGAGATTGATTTAAAAATGAGTGGAAGGTATCCAAGGATTGATTATGTAGATAAATTTCCAAGATTTTTAGCTCATGTTATTCCTGAGGATAATACTAGAATTTTAGAAAGTTCTAAAGTAAGAATGGGGGCGGTTTTAGCTGCAGGTACTACTATAATGCCAGGGGCTGCTTATGTGAATTTTAATGCAGGTACAACTGGAGCTTGTATGGTAGAAGGGCGTATTAGTTCATCAGCTGTTGTGGGCGAAGGTAGCGATGTAGGAGGCGGTGCTTCTATACTTGGTGTTTTAAGTGGTACAAGTGGTAATGCTATTAGCATTGGTAAAGCTTGTCTTTTGGGTGCAAATTCGGTTACGGGAATTCCTTTAGGGGATAATTGTATCGTTGATGCAGGCATTGCTGTTTTAGAAGGGACTAAATTTGCTTTAAAAAATAAAGAAGAACTTCAAAAAATCAATCCTGATTTTAAATTTGACAAAGATATATACAAAGGTTTAGAATTAGCAGGGCTAAATGGCTTGCATTTTAGACAAGACTCTCAAAGTGGAGTGATGATAGCAGCTTTAAATAAAAAAGCTGTAAAACTTAATGAAGATCTACATTAA
- a CDS encoding Mrp/NBP35 family ATP-binding protein, giving the protein MKEKIEERLKQVIYPGFKKDIVSFGFVKKIDLNEKQAHIVVEIVSANAQIAQELRLNIANVLKDLNLELNLEIIQPKIPEEKSNSRSGKNIAPQIKNFLMISSGKGGVGKSTTTLNLAISLAKMGKRVGLLDADIYGPNIPRMLGESKSKPEIVGQKIRPILSHGVYMMSMGVLIEEGKGLMWRGSMIMKAIEQLLADVLWPELDVLLLDMPPGTGDAQITLAQSVPVSAGVCVSTPQVVSLDDSKRALDMFEKLHIPVAGIIENMSGFLCPDNGKEYDIFGKGTTEEMAKAYKCEVLAQIPIEMSVREGGDSGKPVSFYMPESVSSKRYLQAAEKIWEFIEKVNQEGKVDNSAIQPIMNGKSACSQ; this is encoded by the coding sequence TTGAAGGAAAAAATCGAAGAAAGACTAAAACAAGTTATATATCCGGGATTTAAAAAAGATATAGTAAGTTTTGGTTTTGTAAAAAAGATTGATTTGAATGAAAAACAAGCTCATATTGTAGTCGAAATTGTTTCGGCTAATGCTCAAATTGCACAAGAACTTAGACTAAACATTGCAAATGTTTTAAAAGATTTAAATTTAGAGCTTAATTTAGAAATCATACAGCCAAAAATTCCTGAAGAAAAAAGCAATTCAAGAAGTGGTAAAAATATCGCTCCGCAAATTAAAAATTTTCTTATGATTTCAAGTGGAAAAGGTGGGGTAGGTAAAAGTACTACAACTTTAAATTTAGCGATTTCTTTGGCTAAAATGGGTAAAAGGGTAGGGCTTTTGGACGCAGATATTTATGGGCCAAATATACCAAGAATGCTAGGTGAGAGTAAAAGCAAACCTGAAATTGTAGGTCAAAAAATTCGTCCTATTTTATCTCATGGGGTTTATATGATGAGTATGGGTGTGTTGATAGAAGAAGGTAAGGGTTTAATGTGGCGTGGCTCTATGATCATGAAAGCGATTGAACAACTTTTAGCTGATGTGCTTTGGCCTGAACTTGATGTATTATTGCTTGATATGCCTCCAGGAACAGGTGATGCACAAATTACCCTAGCTCAAAGCGTGCCAGTGAGTGCAGGTGTGTGTGTAAGTACTCCTCAAGTAGTGTCTTTAGATGATAGCAAAAGAGCGCTAGATATGTTTGAAAAATTGCACATTCCTGTTGCAGGTATTATAGAAAATATGAGTGGCTTTTTATGTCCTGATAATGGTAAAGAATATGATATCTTTGGTAAAGGCACCACAGAAGAAATGGCAAAAGCTTATAAGTGTGAAGTTTTAGCTCAAATTCCTATCGAAATGAGTGTAAGAGAAGGTGGAGATAGCGGTAAGCCTGTAAGTTTTTATATGCCTGAGAGTGTAAGTTCAAAAAGATATTTACAAGCTGCTGAAAAAATTTGGGAATTTATAGAAAAGGTTAATCAAGAAGGTAAAGTAGATAATTCAGCTATTCAACCTATAATGAATGGCAAAAGCGCGTGCTCGCAATAA